A portion of the Avibacterium sp. 20-132 genome contains these proteins:
- the crp gene encoding cAMP-activated global transcriptional regulator CRP codes for MDPTLEWFLSHCHIHKYPTKSSIIHAGEKAETLYYLIKGSVAILVKDEDGKEMILTYLNQGDFFGEAGLFEEGQERSAWVKTKMTCEVAEISYKKFRQLIQVNPEILMYLSGQLARRLQNTSRQVRNLAFLDVAGRIAQTLLNLAKMPDAMTHPEGMQIKITRQEIGQMVGCSRETVGRILKMLEDQHLISAHGKTIVVYHSR; via the coding sequence ATGGATCCAACCTTAGAATGGTTTTTATCTCATTGCCATATCCATAAATATCCAACCAAAAGTTCAATTATTCACGCGGGTGAAAAAGCAGAAACGCTTTATTATCTCATCAAAGGCTCTGTGGCTATTTTAGTCAAAGATGAAGATGGTAAAGAGATGATCCTTACTTACCTAAATCAAGGCGATTTCTTTGGCGAAGCGGGATTATTTGAAGAAGGTCAAGAACGTTCAGCTTGGGTAAAAACAAAAATGACGTGTGAAGTGGCAGAAATTTCTTACAAGAAATTCCGCCAGCTCATCCAAGTAAATCCTGAAATTTTAATGTATTTATCTGGTCAGCTTGCTCGTCGTTTACAAAATACCTCAAGACAAGTTCGCAATCTTGCTTTCCTTGATGTGGCAGGGCGTATTGCACAAACCTTGCTAAACCTCGCTAAAATGCCAGATGCAATGACTCACCCAGAAGGAATGCAGATCAAAATTACTCGCCAAGAAATTGGTCAAATGGTCGGCTGTTCCCGTGAAACCGTTGGGCGAATTTTAAAAATGCTGGAAGACCAACATCTTATTTCAGCTCACGGCAAAACGATTGTGGTTTATCACTCCAGATAA
- a CDS encoding YheU family protein, with amino-acid sequence MIIPWQDLEEETLINIAESFILREGTDYGEQELSLQQKTQNLLTKIRQGTAVIVWSELHESIDIKDKMEFLKS; translated from the coding sequence ATGATTATTCCTTGGCAAGATTTAGAAGAAGAAACACTCATTAATATTGCAGAAAGTTTCATTCTGCGTGAAGGGACAGATTACGGTGAACAGGAGCTTTCCCTCCAACAGAAAACGCAAAACTTGCTGACCAAAATACGTCAAGGAACGGCTGTAATTGTTTGGTCGGAATTACACGAATCCATTGATATTAAAGATAAAATGGAATTTCTTAAATCATAG
- the slmA gene encoding nucleoid occlusion factor SlmA, translating into MTKSDKRSVKERRLQVLTVLTHMLHSERGMERMTTARLAQEVGVSEAALYRYFPSKTKMFEALIDNLESNLFSRINHSIKNETNTMNRVRDIMQMILDFARKNPGLTRVLTGHALMFEDPLLQARVAQFFDRLEFQFVNILQMRKLREGKGFHLDERIIASYLVNLCEGQFMRYVRSNFRHHSSQNFEQQWKLIAVHFA; encoded by the coding sequence ATAACGAAAAGTGATAAACGTAGTGTTAAAGAACGCCGTTTACAAGTCCTCACCGTGCTGACCCATATGCTTCATTCCGAACGTGGAATGGAACGGATGACAACGGCTCGCCTTGCCCAAGAAGTCGGTGTTTCGGAGGCGGCACTCTATCGCTATTTCCCAAGTAAAACCAAAATGTTTGAAGCCTTGATTGATAATTTAGAAAGTAATTTATTTAGCCGTATCAACCATTCAATCAAAAATGAAACAAACACGATGAACCGTGTGCGAGATATTATGCAAATGATTTTAGATTTTGCACGTAAAAACCCCGGGCTTACTCGTGTTCTTACCGGACACGCCTTGATGTTTGAAGATCCGCTCCTACAAGCACGCGTTGCGCAATTTTTTGATCGTTTAGAATTTCAATTTGTGAATATTTTACAAATGCGAAAATTACGTGAAGGAAAAGGGTTTCATCTCGATGAACGGATTATTGCCTCTTATCTTGTTAATCTGTGTGAAGGACAATTTATGCGTTATGTTCGTTCTAACTTTCGCCATCATTCTAGTCAAAATTTTGAACAACAATGGAAACTTATCGCGGTACACTTTGCATAA
- the dut gene encoding dUTP diphosphatase — translation MKKIDVKVLDSRIGTQFPLPAYATSGSAGLDLRALVEESFEIQPGETKLIPTGLSIYIADPNLAAVILPRSGLGHKHGIVLGNLVGLIDSDYQGPLMVSMWNRGDQPFKVEVGDRIAQLVFVPVVQAEFNVVNDFEQTERGEGGFGHSGKQ, via the coding sequence ATGAAAAAGATTGATGTAAAAGTTTTAGATAGCCGAATTGGCACGCAATTTCCCTTGCCAGCTTATGCCACAAGCGGTTCTGCCGGCTTAGATCTGCGTGCGTTGGTGGAAGAAAGTTTTGAAATCCAACCGGGTGAAACGAAGCTCATCCCAACAGGGCTGTCTATTTATATCGCCGATCCTAATCTTGCCGCCGTCATTTTACCTCGTTCAGGACTGGGGCATAAACACGGTATTGTACTGGGTAATTTAGTTGGTCTCATTGATTCTGATTATCAAGGCCCTTTAATGGTTTCAATGTGGAACCGTGGTGATCAACCTTTCAAGGTGGAAGTGGGGGATCGCATTGCACAACTTGTGTTCGTTCCTGTGGTGCAGGCAGAATTTAACGTTGTAAATGATTTTGAACAAACAGAACGTGGTGAAGGCGGATTTGGGCATTCGGGTAAGCAATAG